The Amphiura filiformis chromosome 6, Afil_fr2py, whole genome shotgun sequence genome segment TGTTCAGTTTTGGCCGCTCCAAGATACTAAAAGTAGTTTGAACTCAGTTTAACTCCAAGCTTAGCACAATCGTTTACCACATTCTTGGCATCAATATAACAACTGAAGCATTTGGTAGCATCATAGTTTGGGCACCTTTCAACATATTCTGCAAGAAACTCATGATCTATCTGTAGAATTTGAAGAGTGAACCAAGAATCATAGCTGAGAATCATGGCTGAGCAAGGGTAGTAGACTGTTTGATGTCTCAGTCTCAGTCACTTGGGCTTCCCGAATCCAGTACCAAAACGGCCACATGGTGCGGGCATTGCCTCTGAAAGCTTAACAGTCAGGGGAAAGATTCAACAGTCGGAAGTCTGTCAGCTAGTCGTTCTCTTGTGGTACTTTGAATAGTGCAAGGGTTACCATTTCTGCATTTCTTTGTATATAGTACAAGGGTTACCATTTCTGCAGTGAGATACCACAGATGATGTTGGAATGCTCTGATTGCACTTCAGGAAAACACAGGATTCACATCTTTACACATTAGCAGACAGAAATAGTGTCAGATCACTAAAGGACTGGGGCATCAATGGCCCAGAACAGTAACAGACTGCAATAAACTACTGTACCACATCACCACAATACAGGACTCCAACAATTTCAACAAAGAAGCAACCAATTACCTAAGGCAACTACAATAAAGCAATTCCATGTGCACAACCATTCCTGTCCATCTTGCATTGGGCAGGATTGAGCCAGAAACAGAAAATGGCAGAATTACATGTACACATAATCCTCCAGGAACTGTAGTTAGATAATGGTATTGGTAGCAAAGGCAGACATATCTTTATAGTAAAAGTTCAACTTTGCCATCCATTTGGTTTTGTGCAGCGCTCCAGGTGACTTGAAGTTAATTGTGTCTTTACTGCCCATGCAGGAACACAAGACATAGCTTTATAACATGTTATGTATGTCACATGATAATCAATTAATCATCTCATGTGAAGATTTAACTCTGATGTTATTACGGTATTCAGAGCAACAGTAGCTCTCCATCCTTCCATCATCTTCTTAGGTTAAGCCTGTGACAAATATAGGGTTCAGATGGGTAACTGGCTGCTCAATCATCTATGGCAGTAGCCTAAAGCTCAAAAatatatatggcagctattattttGCGCATAATAAATGCCAAAAAAGCTGCCTTATActccttcaaaaataatatttgaatacATGAAGACTCATTAGTACAAAGCACTAATAATGACCAATTATCTTAAGGCAGCCACTATTCTTGTTATGTTAATGACTGCTATttaaatagctgccatatgttcATAGTGGAGGACATAGCCTTCCAACTTCGAGCTAACGGTGGACCCCCTTTATGACTTCCGATTTCATTTAAATTTCACAAAGGTTATTTTTTTCACTaatggaacattttaagactaggtagaAGTTAATCGCTTACTATGAGGGCTCCTGATGCACCCTACTTGACATCAGGCAATTGCATCAAAAGTGTTGCTAAcatgctaaaattacacttcagcaaaaatTTAGACTGTCCAGATTtgtgctcaaaagatacagttatgacagttgactcatcaaaataacttacTAACttactaattcgttttgccgccccctcgTTTTTGCCGCctctgtttttgccgccccttcttcttccgccgccccatcattttggccgcccctgcttttacccatgggctggcgcctaaagccccccaaaatatgcgcatgaaatatgccaaaaatcaggtttgaaaaaataaaggtaaattctgaaaaagattgtacattaaggctttaacagaataaataacctccggtgcaaagaattgcaccgctgtccgaccgaaaaaccatagcaaagtactctagcatcgaatgcttAATTTTTCTCGAGTAACAATAATCATCTTCTTGACTTGAGTTGATCTTGCTCATGTCGAGGCTGAGTCCCAAGCTGTTGGGGGGGCACTCATTACAAATGTACAAGTATGGGTATGCTGCTGCTCCTCCAAAAAAAACCACTGTTTTTGGACCTTATTTCCAGGCTTGCCATTGGGCGTTGGTTATTTCGAGTTTCTGAACCCAAACATACAATGTATATCGACACACTGCCGACATCGGTATAGGAAATATCGACATGGCGACATTAAAAAATGGTGCTGATGCCGCCCTACTActagattttgataatttcagctccaaaagacccctaaattcaatttgctcattcctcacaACAAGTCACATTATTCTCATTCTGGGTTTTTTTCTGgcaattttcaatcaaaaaattgcagaaagcaagaAAGACCCTTGCCTTGTTGATTgtgttcacagctccaaaagagcCCCTTTTCCAGTCACTTCAAAATTCCAGGAGAGCATCCatcaaaattttgacaaattatggTAGTTGAACTTATAAATTAACAGCATTATAAATCTTTCAAACAAGTTTATGACATACATGCACATGTATGGTACGGTATGCGCGCATAATGCCAAGTGAATTCTTAATAATTCAACTATGACAAAATATTCTacagtttttatttcaaactttttttttatcagttaATGCTGGACACAGAGCAGTCATCTTTGACAGATTTACAGGTGTTAAGGATTACGTAACAGGAGAGGGTACACACTTCATCATACCCTGGGTACAAAGGCCagtaatctatgattgcagatctCGACCAAGGAATGTAGCTGTCACCACTGGATCAAAAGGTAGGATAGATATCAATCTACATATGATGCTGTTACCGTACTGTATTTATTGGTCATTCTTGAACTTATTCCTTCATATTCATtgtttaggcaaaaaaaaaaagatttgcctCTGAAAACGAAATGCAACATTGGAGAGATTGCAAtttctacgtttggaaatcacaatctcTCTATTATTTCGATGTATCATCTTGGTTcaggaaaaatacttctttataaaagggtttttcttgtatgagatttcgttataatgaggttttactgtataaACCTTTCAATTGTGATTCACAAAGGTTTAATACCATACTGAAATCAAGAGAACTGAAGATGTGTGTTGTTTTGCTTTGTTAAATGTCTTAAACTACTAGATCTGCAGAATGTCAACATCACCCTCATGTATCTTGTTCCGACCTTTGTCCTAGCTGCCCAAAATGTACATGAGTCTTGGTGAGGATTATGATGAAAGGGTTTTACCATCAATTACTACAGAAGTGCTCAAAGCTGTTGTGGTAAGTTAACTACTGTACATGTAATCTCCTTATAAAAGATTTACTCTTGAtctcagaaaaatacagcactatttttatttttgttaacaaaatataatgttttgctaaaatgaaacatagcttatcCTAAAGTTAGTACGAACTGgcaattaccgtaaccactcgggtataagcccacccccctagatggcagatttcacttcaaaaatgggggtgggcttataaccggggaagggctagtgctggaattttaaaataagaacaattatccctcatctgtatatgcccaatgtaccagtaatttctatcttttatgtcaatttcttaaaattgtaagtgtggaatgttaattatcaactgatatgtttttaatttgttcttaaatatgagagcaaagcattgacttggccaaaatttagtactgggcttatacctgagtgcacccttgttcccagaatgttttgaaaaatagggggtgggcttatagccgaaggtgggcttatacccgggtggttacggtaagtccaattttaacatatttgcagtgTAGTGGAAAATGGACCAATTACATGCAATTTTGAAGCCGATGAACATTTTTGTCCTGGCAGAATGCAGATATCCTGAATATTGTGGGAAATGCCAAGTGATAATAGATGTCAATCACTTGTCCATATTAATGGAAATATTACCTAATGATTAATGCATATTGATTATTTATTTGCAATGTATTTGTGCAAAATCCTGCCCATAACAGGCAAGTTGTGCAGAGGCATGGACATATTATTGTATGCAGAAGCAGGGTGTTTTGGTCATGGACATCAGTACATGCTTGGAAAGTAATAGAAACAGCAACGATAATAAGTACTCAATGTAGTGTTGAAGCCCCCTCCCCCCTAAGTTAATTCTAATTTTTTCTATCACACATTTAGGCTCAGTTTGATGCTGGTGAGCTGATCACACAGAGAGAGAATGTATCACATCGCGTCAGTGAAGAACTGACAGAAAGAGCTAAACAGTTTGGTCTCCTATTGGATGATATATCACTTGTAAGTTCAATTAATCTTTTATGTTCTCTACAATATACAAATGTATGATACACAAATATGTTACTGCAGCGACATCTATTTGAGACAAAATGTGTATGTAATATTTGAATTGAATATATGCCATTGCTCAAAAAATCATTGCATCTTGATTTTAACGTCTAAATATAAAAACAGTGGGCAAGACATGTCACTAATTTGTACCCTTAGAAGAGAAAATATAGCTtctttagccaatgtcaacatggggtcatcagcaGATGTATTTTTTCTGACATTGAACTACAGCATTTTGCAAAGATCTTTCGCACTGCCCGATTtagcgcagtttatggcgtaaacaTGAAGTCAGGTTCTGATTGGttttgaatcacgtcatcatcacatcagcacctcattcgctgatcAATCTGCGTTGCATCATGTGACTTATACTATTTTGCAAAACGACCACGAGGCACGCTGTTTTACTGCTGCGTTCAGAAATTTTAATCATCACAACAAATCGTAATCAAATCAATTCAGAGTTTGATTCACAGGTgtcgtcagatgcaaactagtcagGGTTCGAAATAAGAAGGGCCCTcggcccccgaaaatcagtgagggcccgcaaaagacacatctggcgggcccaaatggcccgcaaaatttgtggcaatttttctcacttttttgtggggttcataggttaaaaccaatggcccaaattagGGCCTACAAAAATTTGTGAGAGCCCTCAAacaagatcaagggcccaaatggccttcagaaattctggcttatttcgaggcctgaaaCAAGTGTTTTTAATTCAGTGTCAGATTATATCGTATCGAGTATCGACAGGCTTTAaatgattttcacaggcttttggcccAGGGGGCCTGTCTTATTTCCAACACTGTCAATGCCCTCTCAAGTTTTGTTTATCTATCATAGTAATGCTAGCTTTGTTTTAAACCTTTTATCCTTTAAAAACAATACAGACTCATCTCACCTTTGGGCATGACTTCACCACAGCTGTGGAAGCTAAACAGGTAGCCCAACAAGATGCAGAGAAAGCTAGATTTTATGTTGAAAAGGTCAGGAAGTATACAATACAATGATGTAAAGCATTAAGCATTTAGTTCGTTATATGTACTTGATTGTTTACAGACCCATTTGACCTTTGGTCACGAGTTCACAACTGCAGTTGAGGCTAAGCAGGTAGCACAACAAGATGCAGAGAAGGCTAGGTTTCTTGTAGAAAAGGTAAGAGCTATGTGTTGCCAAGAGAGATGCAGCCCAACAAGTCCAGTGTTGGCCCTAACTTACAGGATTGACCACAGAGTTTGTAACATGGGTGCATGATGAGGATGTTTGATGTAACTTGCCAAGAATTTGATCAACATCAAATACATGTTGCTTTGTGTGATTTCTAATATTTGTTTGTCACTAACAAATTTGAGCtactcttaaggtggtactacaccccttggtaaatttgtgactatttttgcatttttctcaaaaaataataactcactggtaacaaaagttatatatattataggggcaaggaatccagttactacactggattttcagtgactcaagacagacggtacgttatttatgataagaaaagaggtaccgctagaatgtacctcatttcttttatatataatgaaccacttgtcttgaatcactgaaatttcagtgaagtaattggatgcccctataatatacatatcttttgttaACAGtgggtagttatttttgagaaaattgcaaaattagtcacaaaatttatcaggggtgtaccACCTAAAACTGTAATATCACATTTTGATTGATGGCATCAATGTGTTTCAGGTACTTTATACCGGTACTCTAATATACTTCCAGCTTATTCTCCCTAATTAATTCTCCAGGGGCATCACAAATTTTAAAAGGGGGCAGAGGGCATAGATTAAAGGTTATTTGTTCTGTTataattttctttgaaaaacattgcATATGCTGTTTGGGAATGCAATCAAGAAGTGCACacaatattcatgtatttatatATCATATATTGTGGGTATCAACTATCAAGCGGTCATTTTGGTTATTAAGGGTGAACCTATTTCTGCATTTTTGTGAGTTCATTCACATCCCTGTATGGCATTAACATGCGACTTGATGTGAATTCTGGAAGTGGTGTTGATTAGAGAGAATATGTTAAGTTTGTAAATTAACTAGGCAGAATAGTTAAAATAGTCGGGTTTGCTCTGACatgcattttaaatgttttgGTGTGCATTTTTTTGTCCTTGTAGTGTTTATTGTTTTCTATCATCCCGTATCAACCTTGTGTGAGCTCTGACCAAGTGTTTATTACTTGTTATCATTAACTAATCAACATGTTTTGCACAGGACACCTTGCACACTTAGCGTTGTAATTCTTGTCATTAAATACAAATTCTGATATGTGGAAACAAGGACAACACATGCTATGATGTTATAAGTATAATCTGTCAATCCACAGAAGTTACTGTGTTGAAAACATTCAACTTGCTGAGCTATGTTGTTCTATATCAGAATGGTGACATTTAAGGCAAAAAGAGAAGTTTGACcttttgaaacagattcatcaggatcgttcatagttcatttgattgataaaggttcttttccagatccaattaaaatgatactactcaatcagaaatatttcaattcctattaggaatcttgttcactctggtactggtgtttttagatgtttttagcaccggcaacacttctgtctggttttgatgacgtccccaaactttcttgttgccgagtatttatgacctggtcataacATGTTAGTTCACCCGAAAGACAACCGCGACCCATTACAATCAGCAGAAGTGATCTACGAGATACCTTGTCAGAACTGCCTCAAAACGTACATCGGGGAAACAGGCCGCTTGTTTGAGACTAGATTAACAGAACACAAGTCAGAAAGTGAAAAAGTAAGCGCCAAGAGCTTCACCCAATCA includes the following:
- the LOC140154829 gene encoding LOW QUALITY PROTEIN: prohibitin 1-like (The sequence of the model RefSeq protein was modified relative to this genomic sequence to represent the inferred CDS: deleted 1 base in 1 codon; substituted 1 base at 1 genomic stop codon), with amino-acid sequence MAAGLQRLFNNLGRLGIGVAVVGGVVSQALYNVNAGHRAVIFDRFTGVKDYVTGEGTHFIIPWVQRPVIYDCRSRPRNVAVTTGSKDLQNVNITLMILFRPLSXLPKMYMSLGEDYDERVLPSITTEVLKAVVAQFDAGELITQRENVSHRVSEELTERAKQFGLLLDDISLTHLTFGHEFTTAVEAKQVAQQDAEKARFLVEKAEQQKLAAIIAAEGDAKAAELLAKSFTSAGDGLIELRRLEAAEDIAYQMSRSRNVAYLPKNQSTLLNLPMQ